From the Nocardiopsis changdeensis genome, one window contains:
- a CDS encoding ArsR/SmtB family transcription factor → MAAREQHHPPLDGVELVTVLAALAEPTRLKIVRMLAARDGERAWKDIDLPIAQSTLSHHLKILRNAGLVQSRTEGTRCFISLRDGDVSERFPGLLETVLSCERGALACGDTVSSDTGADAAAEAAVRPV, encoded by the coding sequence GTGGCGGCGAGGGAGCAACACCATCCACCGCTCGACGGGGTCGAGCTGGTGACGGTGCTGGCCGCGCTGGCCGAACCCACCCGGCTGAAGATCGTGCGCATGCTCGCGGCCAGGGACGGCGAGCGCGCCTGGAAGGACATCGACCTGCCGATCGCGCAGTCCACGCTGAGCCACCACCTGAAGATCCTGCGCAACGCGGGTCTGGTGCAGAGCCGCACGGAGGGCACCCGGTGCTTCATCTCGCTGCGGGACGGGGACGTGTCCGAGCGGTTCCCTGGGCTGCTGGAGACGGTGCTCTCGTGTGAGCGGGGCGCGCTCGCCTGCGGGGACACGGTGTCCTCGGACACAGGCGCGGACGCGGCCGCGGAGGCGGCGGTCCGGCCGGTCTAG
- a CDS encoding LLM class flavin-dependent oxidoreductase, protein MPITLSVLDHAGISEGSTPGQALRDARDLARHVESLGYRRFWLSEHHNMRAIASAATSVSLGFIAEGTSTIRIGAGGVMLPNHSPLVIAEQFGTLESLYPSRVDLGLGRAPGTDPRTMMALRRDHSAASAFPHDVQELQSYFEPADPGQPVRAIPGEGLRVPLWILGSSLFGAQLAAQLGLPYAFASHFAPDALYEALKAYRENFTPSRQQETPYAMAGVNAFVADTDEEARRLFSTMQQAFLGTLRGARGLLRPPVDSLDTMWRPGERERLDHMLRYSFVGSPETVRRKLELFVTDTGVDELMVSSMIYDKEARLRSFELLAEVAGLG, encoded by the coding sequence ATGCCCATCACCCTGTCCGTGCTCGACCATGCCGGCATCTCCGAGGGGTCCACACCCGGGCAGGCCCTGCGCGACGCCCGCGACCTGGCCCGACACGTGGAATCGCTCGGCTACCGGCGCTTCTGGCTGTCCGAGCACCACAACATGCGGGCGATCGCCAGCGCCGCCACCTCCGTCTCCCTCGGCTTCATCGCCGAGGGCACCTCGACCATCCGCATCGGCGCCGGCGGCGTCATGCTGCCCAACCACTCGCCGCTGGTCATCGCCGAACAGTTCGGCACCCTGGAGTCCCTCTACCCGAGCCGCGTGGACCTGGGCCTGGGCCGGGCCCCGGGCACCGACCCGCGCACCATGATGGCGCTGCGCCGCGACCACTCCGCCGCCTCCGCGTTCCCGCACGACGTGCAGGAGCTCCAGTCCTACTTCGAGCCCGCCGACCCCGGCCAGCCGGTGCGAGCCATCCCCGGCGAGGGCCTGCGGGTGCCGCTGTGGATCCTGGGGTCGAGCCTGTTCGGCGCCCAGCTGGCCGCGCAGCTGGGGCTGCCGTACGCCTTCGCCTCCCACTTCGCGCCCGACGCCCTGTACGAGGCGCTCAAGGCGTACCGGGAGAACTTCACCCCCTCGCGCCAGCAGGAGACGCCGTACGCGATGGCGGGGGTGAACGCGTTCGTCGCCGACACCGACGAGGAGGCCCGGCGCCTGTTCAGCACCATGCAGCAGGCCTTCCTGGGAACGCTGCGCGGGGCGCGCGGGCTGCTGCGCCCGCCGGTGGACTCGCTCGACACCATGTGGCGTCCCGGGGAGCGGGAACGCCTGGACCACATGCTTCGTTACTCGTTCGTGGGTTCCCCGGAAACGGTGCGCCGCAAGCTCGAGCTGTTCGTCACCGACACCGGTGTGGACGA